ATATAAGGATTTTTACTAGGACTGAGAGCCTTCTGATACTGACTTAAAAAGCTCTGAATTTCCTGTTCACTTGGTGTGAGTGTGATACTTGCCATAGTCTCTATTGTACCACAAAAGCAGGAGAATTGGTAAAAACTGACAAAGTTAGCGAAATTTGGTATAATATCGTGAGGTGAATTTTATGGCAAATCTAAATCGATATAAGTTTACATTCGGAAAAAAGACATTAACCTTGACAACCGAGTATGACAACCTCTTTATGGAGGAAATTGCCAAGGTTGCGACTGAAAAATACCAAGCAATTAAAGAACAAATGCCTGGGGCAGATGATGAAACCGTTGCCCTCCTTTTAGCGATTAACAGCCTATCGACGCAGCTTAGTCGTGAGATTGAGTTTGACGATAAGGAGCAGGAGCTTAAAGACCTTCGAAATAAGCTAGTGGCAGTCAAACAAGAACAGAGCAAGATTGAGGACTCCCTATGATTTCGATCCTTCTCTTACTAGTTCTAGTTTGGGGTTTTTACATCGGCTACCGTAGAGGTTTGGTGTTGCAAGTTTATTATTTTCTCGTTGCAGTGATTTCAGCCTTTATTGCTGGGAAGTTTTATAAATCACTGGGAGATCAACTTCACTTGCTTGTCCCTTATGCCAATCCTCAGGAAGGACAGGGTACCTTTTTCTTCCCTTCAGGTCAGCTTTTTCAGCTAGACAAGGTCTTTTATGCGGGGATAGCCTACCTTCTAGTTTTCGGAATTTGTTACACTATCGGACGTTTTATCGGTTTGTTCCTACACTTGATTCCAACTAAAAAGCTAGATGTCAAATGGTTTCGTATCGGAGCAGGCCTATTGTCGCTATTGGTAACCTTATTTGTCTTGCAAATGGCTTTGACCATTCTTGCAACGGTGCCTCTGGCAGTCATTCAAAATTCACTTGAAAAAAGTATCGTAGCTAAACACATCATCCAAAGTGTCCCTTTCACGACAAACTTTATCAAACAACTCTGGGTGACAAATTTAATCGGATAAAAAGGGCGGGATTTTTCCTAGCCCTTTGTTTACAGATTGGACGACTAGGGTCGGGTAAAGTTCAAAAACCTCTAGGCGCTACAATCTTGTAAACCAGCATACAAGGAAAAAATATGAATACAAAAATACTAGAAACCTTAGAATTTAATAAAATTAAGGTCTTGTTTGAACCTCATCTCCTGACAGAACAAGGCCTAGAGGAGCTAAAAGGCTTGGCTCCAACTGCCAAGGTGGATAAGATCAAACAAGCCTTTACAGAGATGGAGGAAATGCAAGCCCTATTTGTGGAGCAACCTCACTTTACCATCCTAGCGACACGTGAGATTTCAGCTGTTTGCAAGCGTCTCGAAATGGGGGCAGACCTCAATATCGAGGAGTTCCTGCTTCTCAAACGGGTCTTGCTTGCTAGCAGAGAATTACAAAGTTTTTATGTCAATCTCGAAAACGTACGCTTGGCACAGTTGGCGAGATGGTTTGAAAAACTGCATGATTTCCCACACTTGCAAGGGAGTCTCCAAGCCCTAAATGATGCAGGATTTATCGAAAATTTTGCCAGTGAAGAGCTAGCACGCATCCGTCGGAAAATCCATGATAGTGAGAGTCAAGTTCGAGATGTCTTGCAAGACTTACTCAAGCAAAAAGCTCAGATGTTGACCGAAGGAATCATTGCTAGCAGAAATGGCCGTCAGGTTTTACCTGTCAAGAACACCTATCGTAACAAGATTGCAGGTGTTGTTCATGACATCTCTGCCAGCGGAAACACGGTCTATATCGAGCCACGTGAGGTCGTGAAACTGAGCGAAGAAATCGCTAGTTTGCGAGCAGACGAACGCTATGAGATGATTCGCATCCTACAGGAGCTCTCAGAACGGGTCCGCCCTCATGCTGCTGAGATTGCTAATGACGCTTGGATTATCGGCCATTTAGACTTGATTCGTGCCAAGGTGCGTTTCATTCAAGAAAGACAAGCAGTCGTTCCTCAACTTTCAGAGAACCAAGAGATTCAACTCCTTCATGTTCGCCATCCTTTGGTCAAAAATGCTGTTGCAAACGATGTACACTTTGGTAAAGAATTAACAGCCATTGTCATTACAGGTCCCAATACTGGTGGGAAGACCATCATGCTCAAAACCTTGGGCTTGACTCAACTCATGGCCCAATCTGGATTGCCCATTCTAGCTGATAAGGGAAGCCGTATTGGTATTTTCGAAGAAATCTTCGCCGATATCGGGGATGAGCAGTCTATAGAGCAAAGCTTGTCTACCTTCTCCAGCCACATGACCAATATCGTAGATATTCTTGGCAAGGTCAACCAACATTCGCTCTTATTGCTAGATGAGCTTGGGGCTGGTACCGATCCGCAGGAAGGTGCGGCGCTTGCTATGGCTATTCTGGAGGATCTTCGTCTACGTCAGGTCAAGACCATGGCGACGACCCACTATCCAGAGCTCAAGGCCTACGGTATCGAGACAGCCTTTGTGCAAAATGCCAGCATGGAGTTTGATACAGCCAGCCTGCGTCCGACCTATCGCTTTATGCAGGGAGTTCCTGGTCGAAGCAATGCCTTTGAAATTGCCAAACGTCTGGGCTTGTCAGATGTCATCGTAGGAGATGCCAGCCAGCAGGTCAACCAAGATAATGATGTCAACCGTATCATTGAACAATTGGAAGAGCAGACGCTTGAAAGTCGCAAACGCTTGGACAATATCCGTGAGGTGGAGCAAGAAAACCTTAAGATGAACCGAGCGCTCAAAAAACTCTACAACGAACTCAACCGTGAAAAGGAAACTGAGCTCAATAAGGCGCGTGAACAGGCTGCCGAGATTGTGGAACTCGCTCTAAATGAGAGTGACCAGATTCTCAAGAACCTCCACAGTAAGTCTCAACTCAAACCCCATGAAATCATTGAAGCCAAGGCAGATCTGAAAAAAATGGCTCCTGAAAAAGTTGACTTGTCTAAAAACAAGGTCCTTCAAAAAGCCAAGAAAAAACGAGCTCCAAAGGTGGGAGATGATATTGTGGTTCTCAGTTATGGCCAACGTGGAACCTTGACCAATCAACTTAAGGATGGTCGCTGGGAAGCCCAAGTTGGTTTGATCAAGATGACCTTGGAAGAGAAAGAATTTGACCTTGTTCAGAACCAACAAGAAGCCCCAGTCAAGAAAAAACAAGTCAATGTTGTCAAACGAGCTTCTGGTCGTGGTCCGCAAGCCAGACTGGATCTTCGTGGCAAACGGTACGAAGAGGCCATGAATGAGCTGGACGCTTTTATCGACCAAGCCCTGCTCAATAACATGGCGCAAGTCGACATCATCCATGGTATCGGAACAGGCGTCATCCGTGAGGGCGTCACCAAATACCTGCAAAGAAACAAGCATGTCAAGAGTTTTGGCTATGCTCCACAAAATGCTGGAGGCAGTGGTGCCACCATTGTAACCTTTAAAGGATAGAGAGAAGAAGGAGTCAACCTTTCTGGAAAAAGAAATGAAAACTAAAAATTTTCATAGAAAACATTGACAAAGGCTAACTTTTCTTGTAAAATAATAAAAAATTAAATACCAACACCGAATGAAGTTTAATAGAAGTGGAGAAAGGTTTGTTTTCCATGACTGTAAATGGACGGAACTCTGGAGAGACCGTAAAGGCACCGAAGGGGCAAGGCAGGCGACTGCTCAAACTCTCAGGTAAAAGGACAGAGCTAAGATAGATTGCTTTTTAGCATTTATCTAGGCATTCCAGAGTACATGTATCTTGCATGTGCTCTTTCTTTTGGGGTTGAAAGATAGGAGAAGGATATGTTAGAATTGCTAAAAGCGCTTGATGCTTTCGTTTGGGGGCCTCCCCTCTTGATCTTATTGGTCGGAACGGGTATCTATTTGACCATCCGACTAGGCCTTTTGCAGGTGGCTCGTCTCCCTAGGGCCTTTCAGTTAATTTTCACCAAGGACAAGGGACATGGCGATGTGTCGAGCTTTGCTGCTCTCTGTACAGCTCTAGCCGCCACCGTTGGTACGGGAAATATCATCGGGGTCGCGACAGCCATCAAGGTTGGTGGACCAGGCGCCCTCTTTTGGATGTGGATGGCGGCCTTTTTTGGGATGGCAACCAAGTACGCTGAAGGCTTGCTGGCAATCAAATACCGTAGCAAGGATGCAAATGGAGCTGTAGCTGGAGGCCCCATGCACTACATCCTTTTGGGGATGGGAGAAAAGTGGCGTCCACTTGCTATCTTCTTTGCCCTAGCGGGTGTATTGGTAGCCCTTCTAGGGATTGGTACCTTTACCCAGGTCAATTCGATTACAGAATCCATTCAAAATACAGCCCAAGTTGATCCAGCTATCACAGCTCTGATTTTATCCATTTTTGTAGCGATTGCCGTCTTTGGTGGACTCAAATCCATTTCAAAGGTTTCGACAGCAGTCGTTCCTTTTATGGCTATTGTCTATATTTTAGGGACTCTTACAGTTATTCTCTTTAATATCGAGAAAATCCCAGCCACACTTGCCCTCATCTTTACTTCAGCCTTTAGTCCAGCTGCTGCCGTAGGTGGTTTTGCAGGTGCCAGCATTCGGATGGCTATCCAGAATGGTGTGGCGCGAGGAGTCTTCTCTAACGAATCTGGTCTTGGTTCAGCTCCGATTGCAGCGGCTGCAGCTAAGACTAATGAGCCTGTAGAGCAAGGCTTGATTTCCATGACAGGAATCTTTATTGATACTTTGATAATCTGTACTCTGACAGGTCTGACAATCTTGGTAACTGGTGTTTGGAGCGGAGATTTAAATGGTGTTGCCTTGACCCAGTCAGCCTTTTCAACAGTTTTTTCACACTTTGGACCTGCCCTCTTGACCATCTTCCTTGTACTCTTTGCCTTTACGACGATTTTAGGTTGGAACTATTATGGAGAGCGCTGTTTCGAGTTTCTCTTCGGTGTTCGTTTTATCTGGCTTTACCGTGTAGTCTTTGTAGTCATGGTCTTGTTGGGAGGATTTATCGAGTTGGATATGGTTTGGATTATCGCAGACATCGTCAATGCCCTGATGGCTTTACCAAACTTGATTGCCCTCTTAGTCTTGTCGCCAGTCGTCATTGCTGAGACTAAAAAGTATTTTAAACACTAACCCAATCACACTTTTAGTGTGATTTTTTTTCATTTCATAGACATTTTCTATCAAGGCGATTGAAAATATATATTATTCAAGGGGGAAATTCTATGATAGACTAAATGACAATAAAATGAAAAGAGGTTTCTTATGACAACATTTACCATCCACACAGTAGAATCAGCACCAGCAGAAGTGAAAGAAGTTCTTGAAACAGTACAAAAAGACAACAATGGCTATATTCCCAACCTAATCGGTCTCTTGGCCAATGCCCCTACCGCCCTTGAAGCCTACCGAACTGTCGGAGCCATCAACCGTCGCAATAGCCTAACCCCAGTTGAGAGAGAAGTGGTGCAAATCACAGCCGCCGTAACCAATGGTTGTGCTTTCTGCGTGGCAGGTCACACCGCCTTTTCGATCAAACAAATCCAGATGAATGATGATCTTCTCCAAGCCCTCCGCAACCGTACTCCAATCGAGACAGATCCTAAGCTAGATACTCTAGCCAAGTTTACCTTGGCAGTCATCAATACCAAGGGTCGTGTAGGAGATGAAGCCTTGGCTGAATTCTTAGAAGCCGGCTATACGCAACAAAATGCCTTAGACGTAGTTCTCGGTGTCAGCCTAGCCAGCCTTTGCAACTATGCCAACAACCTAGCCAATACGCCAATCAATCCAGAATTGCAACCTTATGCCTAGTTCGAATCATAAATAAAATGAAGGCTGATTCATCCAGTCTTCATTTTTCTATGCTATTTTAAAGACTTTTATGCTATACTGATAATAATATGATTAACGGAGGTTGCCATGAAAAAACTCCCCTTGGTATTTTCTGGTTGTTTGTTAGGTTTGGCAGGTGCAGGAAACTTGATTGCGGATACTTGGCCTGTTCTTTCGCACCTATTTAGTTTGACTGGATTGGTCTTATGGATTTTCTTTCTGATTCTTCATCTTTTTAATTGGGAAGAAACCAAGAAAGAATTGACCAAGCCCCCTCTTTTATCTGGTATAGCTACCTTTCCTATGGCGGGGATGATTTTATCGACCTATGTCTTGCGACTAGT
Above is a window of Streptococcus oralis subsp. dentisani DNA encoding:
- the zapA gene encoding cell division protein ZapA — its product is MANLNRYKFTFGKKTLTLTTEYDNLFMEEIAKVATEKYQAIKEQMPGADDETVALLLAINSLSTQLSREIEFDDKEQELKDLRNKLVAVKQEQSKIEDSL
- a CDS encoding CvpA family protein, whose amino-acid sequence is MISILLLLVLVWGFYIGYRRGLVLQVYYFLVAVISAFIAGKFYKSLGDQLHLLVPYANPQEGQGTFFFPSGQLFQLDKVFYAGIAYLLVFGICYTIGRFIGLFLHLIPTKKLDVKWFRIGAGLLSLLVTLFVLQMALTILATVPLAVIQNSLEKSIVAKHIIQSVPFTTNFIKQLWVTNLIG
- a CDS encoding endonuclease MutS2, whose amino-acid sequence is MNTKILETLEFNKIKVLFEPHLLTEQGLEELKGLAPTAKVDKIKQAFTEMEEMQALFVEQPHFTILATREISAVCKRLEMGADLNIEEFLLLKRVLLASRELQSFYVNLENVRLAQLARWFEKLHDFPHLQGSLQALNDAGFIENFASEELARIRRKIHDSESQVRDVLQDLLKQKAQMLTEGIIASRNGRQVLPVKNTYRNKIAGVVHDISASGNTVYIEPREVVKLSEEIASLRADERYEMIRILQELSERVRPHAAEIANDAWIIGHLDLIRAKVRFIQERQAVVPQLSENQEIQLLHVRHPLVKNAVANDVHFGKELTAIVITGPNTGGKTIMLKTLGLTQLMAQSGLPILADKGSRIGIFEEIFADIGDEQSIEQSLSTFSSHMTNIVDILGKVNQHSLLLLDELGAGTDPQEGAALAMAILEDLRLRQVKTMATTHYPELKAYGIETAFVQNASMEFDTASLRPTYRFMQGVPGRSNAFEIAKRLGLSDVIVGDASQQVNQDNDVNRIIEQLEEQTLESRKRLDNIREVEQENLKMNRALKKLYNELNREKETELNKAREQAAEIVELALNESDQILKNLHSKSQLKPHEIIEAKADLKKMAPEKVDLSKNKVLQKAKKKRAPKVGDDIVVLSYGQRGTLTNQLKDGRWEAQVGLIKMTLEEKEFDLVQNQQEAPVKKKQVNVVKRASGRGPQARLDLRGKRYEEAMNELDAFIDQALLNNMAQVDIIHGIGTGVIREGVTKYLQRNKHVKSFGYAPQNAGGSGATIVTFKG
- a CDS encoding alanine/glycine:cation symporter family protein; the protein is MLELLKALDAFVWGPPLLILLVGTGIYLTIRLGLLQVARLPRAFQLIFTKDKGHGDVSSFAALCTALAATVGTGNIIGVATAIKVGGPGALFWMWMAAFFGMATKYAEGLLAIKYRSKDANGAVAGGPMHYILLGMGEKWRPLAIFFALAGVLVALLGIGTFTQVNSITESIQNTAQVDPAITALILSIFVAIAVFGGLKSISKVSTAVVPFMAIVYILGTLTVILFNIEKIPATLALIFTSAFSPAAAVGGFAGASIRMAIQNGVARGVFSNESGLGSAPIAAAAAKTNEPVEQGLISMTGIFIDTLIICTLTGLTILVTGVWSGDLNGVALTQSAFSTVFSHFGPALLTIFLVLFAFTTILGWNYYGERCFEFLFGVRFIWLYRVVFVVMVLLGGFIELDMVWIIADIVNALMALPNLIALLVLSPVVIAETKKYFKH
- a CDS encoding carboxymuconolactone decarboxylase family protein, producing MTTFTIHTVESAPAEVKEVLETVQKDNNGYIPNLIGLLANAPTALEAYRTVGAINRRNSLTPVEREVVQITAAVTNGCAFCVAGHTAFSIKQIQMNDDLLQALRNRTPIETDPKLDTLAKFTLAVINTKGRVGDEALAEFLEAGYTQQNALDVVLGVSLASLCNYANNLANTPINPELQPYA